From Quercus lobata isolate SW786 chromosome 1, ValleyOak3.0 Primary Assembly, whole genome shotgun sequence, one genomic window encodes:
- the LOC115982471 gene encoding protein NUCLEAR FUSION DEFECTIVE 4-like, giving the protein MAELQSCGLARHLVTGRWTSVFASFLIMAGAGATYLFAVYSSDIKKNLGYNQTMLNTMSSCKDIGASVGIVSGLIAEITPTWFILLLGSLTNFVGYFMIWLAVTGRIAKPQFWQMCFYIFIAANSQNFANTGSLVTCVKNFPESRSIMLGLLKGYVGLSGSLLTQMYLAIYGDDSTSLILFIGWLPAIISLLFLYTIREKEVKVKQSNEVNVFYHFLYLSAALAVFLMAMTLTQQRVNFSATAYMASAIVACVFVFLPGVVAIRQEVLLWRQIREHPNDIIIEKLQPDELQQNPSKKGEEPKKSFFADVFNKPSRGEDYSILQAIFSIDMLIIFIATLVGLGSCLTAIDNLGQIGEALLYEPKTVKTFVSMISIWNYSGRVFSGFISEILLMKYKVPRPVLLSAVLFLLSIGLAMIAFPFPGSIYVASLIIGFTFGAQLPLVFAIISEIFGLKHYSTLFNCGQMASPIGSFLFNKELTGRLYDREAKKMPGLGGEKNKVCKGVQCFNISFKVMALATLIAAFISVILVARTKEFYKGDLYKRYRGETYISIEEEEKKKDTTAAAK; this is encoded by the coding sequence ATGGCTGAGTTGCAGAGCTGTGGTTTGGCTCGTCATTTGGTGACCGGTAGGTGGACCTCGGTTTTTGCCTCGTTTCTGATCATGGCTGGTGCAGGTGCAACTTACCTTTTTGCAGTCTATTCCAGTGACATCAAGAAGAACCTTGGATACAACCAAACCATGCTGAACACAATGAGTTCTTGTAAGGATATTGGTGCTAGTGTAGGGATTGTGTCAGGGCTTATTGCTGAGATTACCCCCACCTGGTTTATACTCCTCCTTGGCTCATTGACCAACTTTGTAGGCTACTTTATGATATGGTTGGCTGTGACAGGCAGGATTGCAAAGCCACAATTTTGGCAAATGTGTTTCTACATTTTCATTGCAGCCAATTCTCAGAATTTTGCAAACACAGGTTCTCTAGTCACCTGTGTCAAGAATTTTCCTGAGAGTCGATCTATTATGTTGGGTCTGTTGAAAGGGTACGTGGGGCTTAGTGGCTCATTACTTACACAAATGTACTTAGCCATATATGGTGATGATTCTACCTCATTGATCCTATTCATAGGCTGGCTGCCTGCAATTATATCGTTACTGTTTTTGTATACCATTCGTGAAAAAGAGGTGAAGGTGAAGCAATCAAATGAGGTGAATGTTTTTTATCATTTCCTCTATCTCTCAGCAGCACTAGCTGTGTTCTTGATGGCAATGACTCTGACCCAACAACGTGTTAACTTTTCGGCGACAGCCTATATGGCGAGTGCCATAGTTGCTTGCGTTTTTGTGTTCCTTCCTGGCGTGGTGGCCATAAGGCAAGAGGTGTTACTATGGAGGCAAATAAGAGAGCACCCAAATGACATAATTATCGAGAAATTACAACCGGATGAGCTCCAACAAAACCCTTCTAAGAAAGGAGAAGAGCCTAAAAAGTCTTTCTTTGCTGATGTATTTAACAAGCCATCCAGAGGGGAAGACTATAGCATCTTACAAGCAATATTCAGCATTGACATGTTGATTATATTTATTGCCACACTTGTTGGACTTGGATCATGCTTAACAGCCATTGACAATCTAGGACAAATTGGAGAGGCCCTTTTATATGAGCCAAAAACCGTGAAGACCTTTGTATCAATGATTAGCATTTGGAATTACTCAGGAAGAGTCTTCTCTGGGTTCATATCAGAAATCTTACTCATGAAATATAAGGTTCCACGTCCAGTTCTTTTGTCAGCTGTGCTTTTCCTCTTAAGCATTGGACTCGCTATGATCGCTTTTCCCTTCCCTGGTTCAATCTATGTGGCATCTTTGATCATCGGTTTCACATTTGGTGCACAATTACCATTGGTTTTTGCTATCATTTCTGAGATCTTTGGGCTCAAGCACTACTCCACGTTGTTCAATTGTGGACAAATGGCAAGTCCAATTGGGTCATTTCTATTCAATAAAGAGCTCACTGGAAGGTTATATGACAGAGAGGCAAAGAAGATGCCTGGATTGGGGGGCGAAAAAAATAAGGTTTGCAAAGGGGTTCAGTGTTTTAACATATCTTTTAAAGTTATGGCTCTTGCAACATTAATTGCAGCCTTCATTTCGGTGATTTTGGTGGCGAGAACTAAGGAGTTCTACAAAGGTGACCTTTACAAGAGGTATAGAGGTGAGACGTACATCAGTattgaagaagaggaaaagaagaaagacacAACAGCTGCTGCTAAGTGA